In Streptomyces sp. NBC_01707, a genomic segment contains:
- a CDS encoding MFS transporter, producing MKLSYVRELDEYPTGGRRMRILTMAVLAVLIGSYEGQIAPVVPLLLKDLHMSLATYGTVSALATVAGALASVLGGRLTDNLGRVRLLIPLMLLTTVCCLVMTAVHSPTQLMLARIALSVIDGMAMAGTAPLVRDFSPRMGRAQAFGFWTWGPVGANFLAAAVASATLPLFHDSWRSQFVIMAAISLVVSLMIAFNIADLSPQLRARIQQTERQAFTPDGRGTAPRARDLLTHRTIWAHVVGIGLWLILYLTLSLYGPTMLAHSFGLGAAKASGIMSVFWVLNLLTVVVSGRISDRLQLRKPICVAGTAAAVAITGYLVMLMGRQDVSQIHLMLTGALLGGALGVAYGPWMANFSEDAEDIDPRLQGSAWGLFGFVSKGAAVLALFAVPRVVESSSWHTWMIIAMCCTVLFIPAVLLFHGPWRRTGTEVMPVLAPTASTGTGAAD from the coding sequence ATGAAGCTCTCCTACGTACGCGAACTCGACGAATACCCGACCGGCGGGCGCCGGATGCGGATCCTCACCATGGCCGTCCTTGCCGTCCTGATCGGGTCCTACGAGGGGCAGATCGCTCCCGTGGTTCCGCTGCTCCTCAAGGACCTGCACATGTCCCTGGCCACCTACGGCACCGTGTCCGCGCTGGCAACCGTCGCCGGTGCGCTCGCCTCGGTCCTCGGCGGGCGGCTCACCGACAACCTGGGCCGGGTGCGCCTGCTCATCCCGCTCATGCTGCTGACGACCGTCTGTTGCCTGGTCATGACCGCGGTCCACTCACCGACGCAACTGATGCTGGCCCGCATCGCACTGTCCGTCATCGACGGAATGGCCATGGCCGGCACCGCCCCGCTGGTTCGTGACTTCTCACCGCGGATGGGCCGCGCGCAGGCGTTCGGATTCTGGACCTGGGGGCCTGTGGGGGCCAACTTCCTTGCTGCCGCTGTCGCGAGCGCCACTCTGCCGCTCTTCCACGACTCCTGGCGGTCCCAGTTCGTCATCATGGCCGCGATATCACTCGTGGTATCCCTCATGATCGCGTTCAACATCGCCGACCTGTCGCCGCAGTTGCGCGCGCGTATCCAGCAGACCGAACGGCAGGCGTTCACACCGGACGGCCGTGGCACGGCGCCCCGGGCCCGTGACCTGCTCACACACCGCACCATCTGGGCGCATGTCGTCGGCATCGGACTGTGGCTGATCCTTTACCTGACGCTCTCCCTGTACGGTCCGACCATGCTCGCGCACTCCTTCGGCCTCGGAGCGGCCAAGGCGTCGGGGATCATGTCGGTCTTCTGGGTGCTCAATCTGCTCACCGTCGTGGTGAGCGGCCGGATCTCGGACCGGTTGCAGCTGCGCAAGCCGATCTGTGTGGCCGGGACTGCCGCGGCAGTCGCGATCACGGGATATCTGGTGATGTTGATGGGCCGTCAGGACGTTTCCCAAATCCATCTGATGCTCACCGGCGCGCTGCTGGGCGGCGCACTGGGCGTCGCGTACGGGCCGTGGATGGCGAACTTCTCCGAGGACGCCGAAGACATCGATCCGCGGCTGCAGGGCAGTGCCTGGGGCCTGTTCGGATTCGTCTCCAAGGGTGCGGCGGTCCTGGCCCTGTTCGCCGTGCCGCGGGTGGTGGAGAGCAGCAGCTGGCACACCTGGATGATCATCGCAATGTGCTGCACGGTGCTGTTCATCCCGGCGGTGCTGCTGTTCCACGGGCCGTGGCGGCGTACGGGCACCGAGGTGATGCCCGTGCTGGCGCCGACCGCGAGCACGGGCACGGGCGCGGCGGACTGA
- a CDS encoding MFS transporter encodes MSGSDEEAQLRYAWRALSVVSLASILTALGSSSLNVALPQVVRHFDASATAANWILLSFMLTNTGLMVAFGRLADMFGRRTMYLLGLATYTGASLLLGFAPGVWYLIGLRAVQAAGGAMLLTNSAALLADAFPQRHLGRGMGVYIASFSVAQLVGPTLGGFLTDRFGWQWVFWYNVPIGLGCLTWGAVALRKVGGRARESGIDATGNLLVLISLGSLLFGLSQVGESGWTDPAVVACLTLCALLVPLFVMVERRSPHPVMDVTLFRDPPFALGLLTSFLNSVARMAVVLLIALFYQAVHGESPVSAGLKVLPLSVAAMIASACSGMLHARLAPRTIALLGTSTGTAGLLLLLLNMSADTGYPPIACALVLIGAGSGMFMPANTTALLDGVSSRRIGIVNAMRLMVQNTGVVVSTALAMSLVTSPLPAGLRQYVFAGTIADVSSHGVMQLVTGYRLALLVMTGISALSVIASLGRHRATGVTTGGIRPSEEPVGKAP; translated from the coding sequence ATGTCCGGATCCGACGAGGAGGCCCAACTCCGTTACGCCTGGCGCGCGTTGTCGGTCGTCAGTCTGGCGAGCATCCTGACGGCGCTGGGCAGTAGCTCATTGAATGTCGCATTACCGCAGGTGGTGCGACATTTCGATGCGAGCGCCACCGCTGCGAACTGGATCCTGCTGTCGTTCATGCTGACCAATACCGGACTGATGGTGGCGTTCGGCCGGTTGGCGGACATGTTCGGGCGGCGCACCATGTATCTGCTCGGCCTGGCCACCTACACCGGAGCCAGTCTGCTGCTGGGCTTCGCGCCCGGCGTGTGGTACCTGATCGGCCTGCGTGCGGTGCAGGCCGCCGGCGGTGCGATGTTGCTGACCAACAGTGCGGCCCTGCTCGCCGACGCGTTCCCGCAGCGTCATCTGGGGCGCGGCATGGGTGTCTACATCGCTTCGTTCTCCGTCGCCCAGCTGGTGGGACCGACCCTGGGCGGCTTTCTGACGGACCGTTTCGGCTGGCAGTGGGTGTTCTGGTACAACGTGCCGATCGGGCTGGGGTGTCTGACCTGGGGTGCGGTCGCGCTGCGCAAGGTGGGCGGCCGTGCGCGCGAGAGCGGCATCGACGCGACGGGCAATCTGCTCGTGCTGATCAGCCTCGGAAGCCTGCTGTTCGGATTGTCGCAGGTCGGTGAGAGCGGTTGGACCGATCCCGCGGTCGTCGCCTGCCTGACCCTGTGCGCCCTGCTGGTACCGCTGTTCGTGATGGTCGAGCGACGCAGCCCGCACCCGGTCATGGACGTGACGCTGTTCCGGGACCCGCCTTTCGCCCTCGGCCTGCTCACCTCGTTCCTCAACTCGGTGGCGCGGATGGCGGTGGTGCTGTTGATCGCCTTGTTCTATCAGGCAGTGCACGGCGAGTCCCCGGTGTCGGCCGGATTGAAGGTGCTGCCACTGTCGGTGGCCGCAATGATCGCCTCGGCGTGTTCGGGGATGCTGCACGCAAGACTGGCGCCGCGCACGATCGCGCTGCTGGGCACCTCCACCGGCACCGCGGGCCTGCTCCTCCTGCTGCTGAACATGTCGGCGGACACCGGCTACCCACCGATCGCCTGCGCGCTGGTCCTCATCGGCGCCGGATCGGGAATGTTCATGCCGGCCAACACCACGGCCCTGCTGGACGGGGTTTCGTCCCGGCGCATCGGCATCGTCAACGCGATGCGCCTGATGGTGCAGAACACCGGTGTCGTGGTGAGCACGGCTCTGGCCATGTCGCTCGTGACCAGTCCACTGCCGGCCGGCCTTCGGCAGTACGTCTTCGCCGGCACGATCGCCGATGTCTCCTCGCACGGGGTCATGCAACTGGTCACCGGATATCGGCTGGCCCTGCTGGTCATGACGGGGATCTCCGCGCTGTCGGTGATCGCCTCACTCGGCCGGCACCGGGCGACGGGCGTCACCACCGGAGGCATCCGGCCGAGCGAGGAACCGGTCGGCAAGGCGCCGTGA
- a CDS encoding NHLP bacteriocin export ABC transporter permease/ATPase subunit — protein MTSVHHLEGAGSHPSPAEHDAVIGALGGLGEQVDCHGLRRLSLEGPQVLWLVVGGALDLFAVDAAEQGHWHFLGRLEPGTLLLGPVEGPRHTLIGRPLQECVLRRIPLRELYRPEYVDTAAYGGQYPSWYDTGDTALSLLEHAVALGVGRSRQVLFEAPLDGRTTVDETVADDDILWLPVSPGSVQYGAAYSAEAAGDLLVDGTLWQAMVNQQYRLLSALDRWIERMELAHEDRTAAGIKAGEAVRDEADRTLVSSIGRSRRASSRAAGASDDATYAACRLVAEAAGITLAEPSKSGVVSDRIDPVERVAVGSRIRTRPVRLDRRWWRENTGPLVGHRAASGAPVALLWRRGGYDAVNPVTGRRTRVDAANAEEFEQRAVMFYRPLPERPMGKWQLLRFSLRGTRPDMRNLALAGVVTVALGALVPIATGQVLGVYVPNAENSLIVQVSLAVIVTSIVSAVFMLMQNLTILRMEGRIESTLQPAVWDRLLRLPTKFFTERSTGELASAAMGISAIRRVLSGIGPIAVQAGTVGAMNLVLLFCFSIPLAFTAIAMLIVIAVVFLTMGLWELRWQRRLVELGNKLNNQAFQTLRGLPKLRVAAAESFAYAAWAGEFARSRELQQRAGRIKNLTTVLNAVYLPLCSLAMFVLLAGPARGSMSAGAFLTFNTSVTMLLTSITQLTGAFVSAAAVLPMFEQIKPVLDEAPEVRGASTQPGVLSGEIEARNLSFRYTDDGPLVLDDVSLQVRPGEFVAIVGPSGCGKSTLLRLLIGFDKPVSGSVLYDGQDLASLDQAAVRRSCGVVLQNAQPFTGSILDCICGAEVFTQEEAWEAAAMAGLAEDIKRMPMGLHTMIAGGGSISGGQRQRLMIAQALVRRPRILFFDEATSALDNETQRIVIESTRSLNATRVVIAHRLSTVLDADRVIVMSDGRVVQQGPPAELLADTNGRLHELVRRQMR, from the coding sequence GTGACATCCGTTCACCATCTCGAGGGCGCGGGCTCGCACCCGTCCCCCGCAGAGCACGACGCGGTCATCGGCGCCCTGGGAGGGCTCGGCGAACAGGTCGACTGCCACGGTCTGCGCAGGCTGTCGCTGGAGGGGCCGCAGGTGCTGTGGCTCGTCGTGGGCGGCGCCCTGGACCTGTTCGCGGTCGACGCGGCGGAACAGGGCCACTGGCACTTCCTCGGCCGGCTGGAACCCGGGACGCTGCTGCTGGGCCCCGTCGAGGGACCGCGGCACACACTGATCGGCAGGCCTCTGCAGGAGTGCGTGCTGCGCCGCATCCCGCTGCGCGAGCTGTACCGGCCGGAGTACGTGGACACGGCGGCCTACGGCGGCCAGTACCCCAGCTGGTACGACACCGGGGACACGGCTCTGAGCCTGCTGGAGCACGCCGTGGCGCTGGGCGTCGGGCGCAGCAGGCAGGTCCTGTTCGAGGCCCCGCTGGACGGCCGGACGACCGTCGACGAAACGGTGGCGGACGACGACATCCTGTGGCTGCCGGTATCTCCCGGAAGCGTGCAGTACGGCGCCGCGTACAGCGCGGAGGCGGCAGGCGATCTGCTCGTCGACGGCACGCTGTGGCAGGCCATGGTGAACCAGCAGTACCGCCTGCTGTCAGCGCTGGACCGCTGGATCGAAAGGATGGAGCTCGCACACGAGGACCGCACGGCGGCCGGCATCAAGGCCGGCGAAGCCGTCCGCGACGAGGCCGACCGGACGCTGGTCTCCTCCATCGGCCGGTCCCGGAGGGCTTCTTCGCGTGCGGCGGGCGCGAGCGACGACGCGACGTACGCCGCGTGCCGGCTCGTGGCCGAGGCGGCCGGGATCACGCTCGCGGAGCCGTCGAAGAGCGGTGTGGTGAGCGACCGGATCGATCCGGTCGAGCGTGTGGCCGTCGGCTCGCGGATCCGTACGCGCCCGGTCCGGCTCGACCGCCGCTGGTGGCGCGAGAACACCGGGCCCCTGGTGGGACACCGGGCCGCGAGCGGAGCGCCGGTCGCCCTGCTGTGGCGCCGCGGCGGGTACGACGCGGTGAACCCGGTGACCGGCCGCCGCACCCGCGTCGACGCGGCCAATGCGGAAGAGTTCGAACAGCGTGCGGTCATGTTCTACCGTCCGCTGCCGGAGCGGCCCATGGGCAAGTGGCAGCTGCTGCGGTTCAGTCTGCGCGGAACCCGGCCCGACATGCGCAACCTGGCGCTGGCGGGAGTGGTGACGGTCGCCCTCGGCGCGCTGGTGCCGATCGCGACGGGACAGGTGCTCGGCGTCTACGTACCCAACGCCGAGAACAGCCTCATCGTGCAGGTCTCGCTGGCCGTCATCGTCACGAGCATCGTCTCGGCCGTCTTCATGCTGATGCAGAACCTCACCATCCTGCGCATGGAAGGACGCATCGAGAGCACGCTCCAACCTGCCGTGTGGGACCGGTTGTTGCGACTGCCGACAAAATTCTTCACCGAGCGTTCCACGGGTGAGCTGGCGAGCGCTGCGATGGGCATCAGCGCCATCCGCAGGGTGTTGTCCGGCATCGGTCCGATCGCCGTGCAGGCGGGCACCGTCGGGGCGATGAACCTTGTCCTCCTGTTCTGTTTCAGCATCCCGCTGGCGTTCACGGCGATCGCGATGCTGATCGTCATAGCCGTGGTGTTCCTCACCATGGGGCTGTGGGAGCTGCGGTGGCAGCGCCGGCTGGTCGAGCTCGGCAACAAGCTCAACAACCAGGCGTTCCAGACACTGCGGGGACTGCCCAAACTGCGGGTCGCCGCGGCGGAGAGCTTCGCTTACGCGGCGTGGGCGGGAGAGTTCGCGCGGAGCCGCGAACTGCAGCAGCGCGCGGGCCGGATCAAGAATCTGACGACCGTCCTCAACGCGGTGTATCTGCCGCTGTGTTCGTTGGCCATGTTCGTTCTGCTGGCGGGCCCGGCCCGCGGGTCGATGTCGGCCGGGGCGTTCCTGACCTTCAACACGTCCGTGACCATGCTGCTGACGTCCATCACCCAGCTCACGGGTGCCTTCGTCTCCGCTGCCGCGGTCCTGCCCATGTTCGAGCAGATCAAGCCGGTGCTCGACGAAGCCCCCGAGGTACGCGGAGCCAGCACCCAGCCGGGCGTCCTGTCCGGGGAGATCGAGGCACGCAATCTCTCCTTCCGGTACACCGATGACGGTCCGCTCGTCCTGGACGATGTGTCCCTGCAGGTGCGCCCCGGCGAGTTCGTGGCGATCGTCGGCCCCAGCGGCTGCGGCAAGTCGACGCTGCTGAGGCTGCTCATCGGCTTCGACAAACCGGTGTCGGGCAGTGTGCTCTACGACGGCCAGGACCTGGCCTCCCTCGACCAGGCGGCCGTGCGCCGCAGCTGCGGGGTCGTCCTGCAGAACGCCCAGCCCTTCACCGGATCGATCCTGGACTGCATCTGCGGCGCCGAGGTCTTCACCCAGGAAGAGGCCTGGGAAGCCGCCGCGATGGCGGGCCTGGCCGAGGACATCAAGCGCATGCCGATGGGTCTGCACACCATGATCGCCGGTGGCGGCTCCATCTCCGGCGGCCAGCGCCAGCGCCTGATGATCGCCCAGGCCCTGGTGCGGCGTCCGCGCATCCTGTTCTTCGACGAGGCCACCAGTGCGCTCGACAACGAGACACAGCGCATCGTGATCGAAAGCACCCGCTCGCTGAACGCCACACGCGTGGTGATCGCCCATCGGCTCTCCACGGTCCTGGACGCCGACCGGGTGATCGTCATGTCGGACGGCCGTGTCGTCCAGCAGGGACCGCCCGCCGAACTTCTCGCGGACACCAACGGCCGGCTCCACGAGCTGGTCCGGCGTCAGATGCGCTGA
- a CDS encoding NHLP family bacteriocin export ABC transporter peptidase/permease/ATPase subunit, producing the protein MTAPRTSPAAPQLPPSGRGRHRPDAPGSRRRSGPRPSAPKGKKARTVRSPTVLQMEALECGAASLAMVLGHHGRHVPLEELRIACGVSRDGSRASNVLKAARSYGLQAKGMQMEPAALAEVQAPAILFWEFNHYVVYDGMGRRFGRRGVHINDPDKGRRFVSAEDFDTSFTGVVLVLEPGDGFRRGGRKPGIMRALPARLRGTSGTMLAALLASLLLVAVGATLPALSRAYIDMFLIGDQTSLLSVLFAAMGTMVALTVVLTWLQQANLLRGRIISSTLSSARFFRHLLRLPVTFFSQRSPADLVQRLQSNDVVAETLARDLTAVGVDGVVVLLYAALLWIYDPQLTVIGVGLALLNVVAMRIVVRLRATRAQKLRADSARLTNTSYTGLQLIETMKATGGENGYFRRWAGQHATTLEEQQRLGVPSAWLGVVAPALATLNSALILWIGGLRAVDGHISIGLLVAFQALVTRFTAPVARLNSVAGRVQDFAADVARLKDVENFPVDSLYSRPEPAASTRRLKGHVTLEEITFGYSPLDKPLLTGFSLSVGPGQQVALVGGSGSGKSTVSRLISGLYSPWEGTIRVDGQRLEDISRSALAASVSFVDQDIFLFEGTVRDNVALWDPSVPDDAVVAALEDAALYEVVARRPGGIHSRVEQDGRNFSGGQRQRLEIARALVRRPSILVLDEVTSALDAETEQIIIDNLRRRGCACVVIAHRLSTVRDSDEIVVLDHGSVVERGRHEDLVAAGGPYAELVKEH; encoded by the coding sequence GTGACCGCACCGCGCACCTCTCCCGCCGCACCGCAACTCCCGCCTTCCGGCCGCGGCCGGCACCGGCCGGACGCACCCGGCAGCAGGCGGCGTTCGGGGCCGCGGCCCTCGGCACCGAAGGGCAAGAAGGCCAGGACCGTACGCAGCCCCACCGTGCTCCAGATGGAGGCACTGGAGTGCGGTGCTGCCTCGCTGGCCATGGTGCTCGGTCACCACGGCCGTCATGTACCGCTGGAGGAGCTGCGCATCGCCTGCGGCGTCTCGCGCGACGGATCGCGGGCCAGCAATGTTCTCAAGGCGGCGCGTAGTTACGGGCTGCAGGCCAAGGGCATGCAGATGGAACCCGCGGCCCTCGCCGAGGTGCAGGCACCGGCCATCCTCTTCTGGGAGTTCAACCACTACGTCGTGTACGACGGCATGGGCCGCCGCTTCGGACGGCGCGGCGTGCACATCAACGACCCGGACAAGGGTCGCCGTTTCGTGTCGGCCGAGGATTTCGACACCAGCTTCACCGGCGTCGTACTGGTGCTCGAGCCCGGCGACGGGTTCCGCCGCGGAGGCAGGAAGCCCGGGATCATGCGCGCCCTGCCGGCGCGGCTGCGCGGCACCTCGGGCACGATGCTGGCCGCGCTGCTCGCGAGCCTGCTGCTCGTGGCCGTCGGCGCGACGCTGCCCGCACTGAGCCGTGCGTACATCGACATGTTCCTGATCGGTGATCAGACCTCGTTGCTGAGCGTCCTGTTCGCGGCCATGGGCACCATGGTGGCGCTCACCGTCGTGCTGACCTGGCTGCAGCAGGCGAACCTGCTGCGCGGTCGCATCATCTCGTCCACGCTCAGCAGTGCCCGTTTCTTCCGGCATCTGCTCAGGCTGCCGGTCACCTTCTTCTCCCAGCGCAGCCCTGCGGATCTCGTCCAGCGACTGCAGTCCAACGATGTCGTGGCCGAGACCCTGGCCCGCGACCTCACAGCGGTCGGCGTGGACGGAGTCGTCGTCCTGCTCTATGCCGCCCTGCTGTGGATCTACGACCCGCAGTTGACGGTCATCGGCGTGGGGCTGGCGCTGCTCAACGTGGTGGCGATGCGCATCGTCGTGCGCCTGCGGGCCACCCGTGCCCAGAAGCTGCGGGCCGACAGCGCCAGGCTGACCAACACCTCGTACACCGGGTTGCAGCTGATCGAGACGATGAAGGCCACCGGCGGCGAGAACGGATACTTCCGCCGCTGGGCGGGACAGCACGCGACCACACTGGAGGAGCAGCAGCGCCTCGGTGTGCCGAGCGCCTGGCTGGGTGTTGTCGCCCCCGCGCTCGCGACCCTCAACAGCGCCCTGATTCTGTGGATCGGCGGGCTGCGGGCCGTCGACGGCCACATTTCGATCGGTCTGCTCGTCGCGTTCCAGGCGCTGGTGACCCGCTTCACGGCTCCGGTCGCACGGCTCAACTCGGTGGCGGGCCGAGTGCAGGACTTCGCCGCCGACGTGGCCCGTCTCAAGGACGTCGAGAACTTCCCGGTGGACTCGCTGTACTCGCGCCCCGAACCGGCTGCGAGCACGCGCAGGCTCAAGGGGCATGTGACGTTGGAGGAGATCACCTTCGGCTACAGCCCGCTCGACAAACCGCTGCTCACCGGCTTCTCCCTGTCCGTCGGCCCGGGACAGCAGGTGGCGCTGGTCGGTGGATCCGGCAGCGGCAAGTCGACGGTCTCCCGGCTGATCTCGGGGCTCTACAGCCCGTGGGAGGGCACGATCCGGGTGGACGGGCAACGTCTGGAGGACATTTCCCGCAGTGCCCTGGCCGCCTCGGTCTCCTTCGTCGACCAGGACATCTTCCTCTTCGAGGGCACCGTGCGGGACAACGTGGCGCTGTGGGACCCTTCGGTCCCGGACGACGCCGTCGTCGCCGCCCTGGAGGACGCCGCCCTGTACGAGGTCGTCGCCCGCCGCCCCGGCGGGATTCACAGCCGGGTGGAGCAGGACGGCCGGAACTTCTCCGGCGGGCAGCGGCAGCGTCTGGAGATCGCCCGGGCGCTTGTCCGCCGGCCGAGCATCCTCGTTCTCGACGAGGTGACCAGCGCCCTGGACGCGGAGACCGAGCAGATCATCATCGACAACCTGCGGCGGCGCGGCTGCGCCTGTGTCGTGATCGCGCACCGGCTGAGCACGGTGCGCGACAGCGACGAGATCGTGGTCCTCGACCACGGCTCCGTCGTGGAACGGGGCCGGCACGAGGACCTGGTCGCTGCCGGAGGCCCGTACGCCGAGCTGGTCAAGGAGCACTGA
- a CDS encoding HlyD family efflux transporter periplasmic adaptor subunit, with protein sequence MQFRQQALSKLQSPEELDLPVRFARPQGRLALGVTVLVMAAAGFWAVTGTVSSTLRAPGIFTHAQGSYILQSPVAGQVTAVLAKEGETLPADAPLLKVRTEQGDRVVRTIAAGRVTALTASIGAVVTTGADVASVERTRGADDPLMVMLYVPGDSGPGITVGASVDLTAQSVPAQKYGVLRGRVAAVGRNSQTPRQISAFLGDGQLGEQFSQHGRPVAVLVRLDRSSATESGYRWSSAQGPPYAIDSMTLATGAVHLADQRPIDWLLP encoded by the coding sequence GTGCAGTTCCGCCAACAGGCCCTTTCCAAGCTGCAGTCGCCGGAGGAACTCGACCTGCCGGTGCGCTTCGCACGCCCGCAGGGCCGGCTCGCCCTCGGCGTCACCGTGCTCGTCATGGCCGCCGCCGGCTTCTGGGCGGTGACCGGCACCGTCTCGTCCACACTCCGGGCGCCCGGCATCTTCACTCACGCGCAGGGCAGTTACATCCTGCAGAGCCCCGTCGCGGGACAGGTCACCGCCGTACTCGCCAAGGAAGGCGAGACCCTGCCCGCCGACGCACCGCTACTCAAGGTCCGTACCGAACAGGGAGACCGGGTCGTTCGCACGATCGCCGCAGGACGGGTGACCGCTCTGACGGCCTCGATCGGAGCGGTGGTCACCACCGGGGCGGACGTGGCGAGCGTGGAGCGGACCCGTGGCGCCGACGACCCCCTGATGGTGATGCTCTACGTGCCGGGCGACAGCGGCCCTGGCATCACCGTGGGTGCCTCCGTGGATCTCACCGCCCAGTCGGTGCCGGCCCAGAAGTACGGAGTGCTGCGCGGCCGGGTGGCCGCGGTCGGCAGGAACTCACAGACACCCCGGCAGATCAGTGCCTTTCTCGGCGACGGGCAACTGGGCGAGCAGTTCTCGCAGCACGGCCGGCCGGTCGCGGTTCTGGTGCGACTCGACCGGTCGTCCGCCACGGAGTCCGGCTACCGGTGGTCGTCGGCCCAGGGCCCTCCGTACGCGATCGACTCCATGACCCTGGCCACCGGCGCCGTCCACCTGGCCGACCAGCGTCCGATCGATTGGCTGCTCCCGTGA
- a CDS encoding AMP-binding protein, producing the protein MPGADFMVVDFTTGEPLPLGEAGEIVVRGPSLLTRYWKSTAATAAVLRDGRLHTGDIGSLDEKVPGIELLDSS; encoded by the coding sequence TTGCCCGGCGCCGACTTCATGGTCGTCGACTTCACCACCGGAGAGCCGCTGCCGCTCGGCGAAGCCGGCGAGATCGTCGTCCGCGGCCCGTCCCTCCTCACCCGCTACTGGAAATCCACCGCGGCCACCGCGGCCGTGCTGCGTGACGGCCGGCTGCACACCGGCGACATCGGGAGCCTCGACGAGAAGGTCCCCGGGATCGAACTCCTCGACAGTTCCTGA
- a CDS encoding Lrp/AsnC family transcriptional regulator has product MAVDALDTRILRLLIEQPRTSVREYARILSIARGTLQARIDRLERNGVITGTGPVVSPAALGHPVLAFVHLEVTQGHLDEVGESLAAVPEIVEAFSTTGGGDLLTRVVARDNGHLEDVIQQLIQLPGVVRTRTEVALRERVPHRLLPLVESVGRAAAGPTG; this is encoded by the coding sequence ATGGCGGTGGACGCACTGGACACCCGCATCCTGCGGCTGCTCATCGAGCAGCCGCGGACCAGCGTGCGCGAGTACGCGCGGATCCTCTCCATCGCCCGGGGCACCCTCCAGGCCCGGATCGACCGGCTGGAGCGCAACGGCGTGATCACCGGTACGGGTCCGGTCGTCTCCCCCGCCGCGCTCGGCCACCCGGTGCTCGCCTTCGTCCATCTGGAGGTCACCCAGGGGCATCTGGACGAAGTGGGCGAGTCCCTCGCCGCCGTCCCGGAGATCGTCGAGGCCTTCTCGACCACCGGCGGCGGGGACCTGCTGACCCGGGTCGTGGCCCGTGACAACGGGCACTTGGAGGATGTGATCCAGCAGCTGATCCAGCTGCCCGGTGTGGTCAGGACCCGTACGGAGGTGGCGCTGCGCGAGCGAGTGCCGCACCGGCTGCTGCCACTGGTCGAATCGGTGGGCCGGGCCGCGGCCGGCCCGACCGGCTGA